DNA sequence from the Candidatus Sulfuricurvum sp. RIFRC-1 genome:
TTTTGCCATCACCGAAAACGGTTCTTTAAGTGCCGTCACAACGATCCCTCTAAAAATCATCCAATAGACAAAAAACTTCAGGATATGACCTACTAAATTCATAAAACCGTATACATCGATGTAAAGGGTAAAACATCCCTCTGCAGCGATCCCCAGCAGTAGTGACCAACGAATCATACGATACATGAGCGGATGATAATTCTCTCGTTTTGAATGGTAGATCACCATAGCGATCACGGATACGAACATGATGCTATATTCCAAAGCAATTTTGGTCGTACTCAACCCGACATCCGCCACATACATTGTCGGAAAAATCCCCATAAAGGTTCCGACATAAACGCCAACAGCCGCAATGGCAAACCAGATAAATACCGTACGAGGCAAGATCGAATCAAAACGGATAAAAGGGGCAATCAACAAGGTCGTAATCTGAAATAATCGGGCAAAAATCCATAAGGTTGTTGATGGATTCTGGGTCATAACATCCGAATAAATATTCATTCCGTAGTAGCTGAGCATATGAAATAAATCCAATATCGCTGTCCAGAAAAATCCGATTCCTATAAAAAGTAAAAAATCGTTTCGAGTGAATTTGTACATATAATAAGCGATAATCGCGATAAGTATCCCTATGATTACCGCATATAATTCAACGAGTACATGGAAAAAAAGATATCCCTCACTCATTCGAGCCACTAATAAAATCACGATTAAAACAATCGGAACAGTGATCTCCAGCCAACCAAGTTTTTTAAACATTTTTTCGATCCTGATGTGTAGGATTTTCGTATGGGAGTTTTATCGTAAATGTCGTTTCATTGTGCTCACTCATAACTTCGAGTATCCCTGCACAATGCTCTTCAATGATCACTTTACTCATATAAAGCCCCAATCCGGTACCGGATTTATGTTTGGTCGTAAAATAGGGGATGAACAATTTATTCATAACATCCGGAGCAATTCCTCCGGCATTATCATGGATTGAAACAATCACGAAATGCTCATCCTGATCGATAACGATGGTGATAGAGCCTCGGAGTACATCGTTCTCTTGGAATGCATCGAGTGCATTTTTTAATAAAGCGATCAAAACCTGCAGCACTTCATTACGGTAACTGATCAGTTTAGGATCTTGAACCGATACTTTTTTGATCGTTATCCCACAATTTTTAAGCGTATGGTCGATCAAGCTTAATGCATGATCGATGAGAACCGAAATAGTAAAGAGCTCTTTGGGCTTGTCGGGACGGAAAAAATCTCTGTAATCCGTTATCGTTCGAGAAAGATGGACACTTTGTTCCTCAATTTTGATCAGATTCTCGATTAACAGAGGATCATTCTCTTCTTTCATCAACTCCTGCAAACGCATTTGAGAGGTTATGGCATTGATAATCGCCAACGGCTGCCGCCATTGGTGGGCAATCATCGAAATCATCTCCCCCATCTGAGCCTGACGTGTTTGCATTTTAAATAATTTTTCCTGCTCAATCTGATCGGTAATATCACGAGCGATCAATACTAACTTGTTGCTGTTATTTCGGCCAAAGTCTGACAGGGTAAACTCGATAATTTTATTTTCATTGGTATGATTGCTCAATGTCAATGCGCACTCCATAGTCGTAGCATGACCGTGATAGGCCGCATCAAGATAAAAAGCAAAGTCATTTTCCCGACACTCTATATGCCTAGCGGTATCAAAAATATTCATCCCGATCAGCTGTTGTTTCGTCATTTCAAACAGACGTACCGCCTCCTCATTGCAATCGATGATAATATTATCCGCTAAAATACAAACCGCCTCATTAATTGAGGCAAACAACGTTCGATAGAATTCTTCACTCTCTCTAAGCAACTGCTGATTTTTACGACTATCGGTAATGTCTTCTCCCGAACTTAAAATCCCTATAACCGTTCCGAATTCATCCAATAGCGCATGATTTCTCCACGCAATGAGCCGTTCTTCTCCACTTTTCGTAATGATAGGATTTTCATAACATTCATATGCATCATAATCTATCACGGCCGCTGCCACTTCAAATAACTCTTTACGTATCCGTTCAGGGATAAACAATTCAACAAAGTTTTTACCAACCACATCAGATGTGGAATAACCTAAAATTTCACACCCCCGGCGATTAATTAGTTTGACCGTAAAGTCGGTATCAATCACCAAAATCATAACATCAACAATATCCAGATAATTTTGTGCCGACTCTTTTTCCGACACAAGGGCTCTCTCAATTTTTTTCCGTTCGGTTATTTCCCTCGATGAAGCATACAGATACGCTACACCGTCTGCATCGATACGTCGTGCCGTAATCTCAGCGTCAAACAGACTTCCGTCTTTACGCCGGAATTCCGTTTCAAAGCTCATTGGTATAGCTGACACGGCCTTCAACGCGTTCCGAATCTCTTCATGCGACAATTTAGCTTCCCAATCGTATACACTCAACCCGTGCACATCATGTTCGTCATAACCGAGCATCTGAAGAAATGACGGGCTGCATTCGATCAGATTACCATCCGTGTCGAGGATGTGGATACCGTCAACGGAAGATTCTAACATCTTTTGAAACCATGAACGGCTCAATTCAAGTTCAACCGTATTTCTC
Encoded proteins:
- a CDS encoding CHASE domain-containing protein, which produces MITRTSLPSDLIHSRFITIIGFILSVIVAAGVWYTTDLFLYKKGQDLFEHYVHDNSDAIDRRMHRYENALRSGVGFMQGSSYVSREEWRQFVQTLDPEKYYSGMQGIGFSMMLTPAQVGPIEEKMRDEGYSSFLLRPEGKRDRYSAILYLEPLDKRNQAAIGYDMYSEPTRREAMQRAADTGSVAVSGKVKLVQEIDKKVQAGCLMYLPFYKTGEKIDTVEDRRRALIGFVYSPFRMNDLMEALGEHDESIQLEIYDGPRRSADHLLYRTKSIGYLSEHTAHKTINIGGRIWHLYYSSTRQFDRSMDTFYPIFAAMVGLGLYFILLYTIVELLRSRRMLQRNTVELELSRSWFQKMLESSVDGIHILDTDGNLIECSPSFLQMLGYDEHDVHGLSVYDWEAKLSHEEIRNALKAVSAIPMSFETEFRRKDGSLFDAEITARRIDADGVAYLYASSREITERKKIERALVSEKESAQNYLDIVDVMILVIDTDFTVKLINRRGCEILGYSTSDVVGKNFVELFIPERIRKELFEVAAAVIDYDAYECYENPIITKSGEERLIAWRNHALLDEFGTVIGILSSGEDITDSRKNQQLLRESEEFYRTLFASINEAVCILADNIIIDCNEEAVRLFEMTKQQLIGMNIFDTARHIECRENDFAFYLDAAYHGHATTMECALTLSNHTNENKIIEFTLSDFGRNNSNKLVLIARDITDQIEQEKLFKMQTRQAQMGEMISMIAHQWRQPLAIINAITSQMRLQELMKEENDPLLIENLIKIEEQSVHLSRTITDYRDFFRPDKPKELFTISVLIDHALSLIDHTLKNCGITIKKVSVQDPKLISYRNEVLQVLIALLKNALDAFQENDVLRGSITIVIDQDEHFVIVSIHDNAGGIAPDVMNKLFIPYFTTKHKSGTGLGLYMSKVIIEEHCAGILEVMSEHNETTFTIKLPYENPTHQDRKNV